In the Oncorhynchus keta strain PuntledgeMale-10-30-2019 chromosome 32, Oket_V2, whole genome shotgun sequence genome, CATCCACAGCTGGTCTTTGTTCTTGTCATGGAAGTGCAGGGATACAGAATCCTTTATAGTGTTTTTTCCATGGTTGTTGATAGTCATAATGTATCTCAGTTTATTCCAGTTACACACACATCCCATGGAGGTGTGTGGTAAATGGTGAGAAACTTGGAACTCATCCACACCCATACTGAACAAAGAAATTCTAGCAAAGCCTAAAAGTGGCCTCTTCCCATTTGTCCCGTTCCCTAAAACCTGAGTAGCGGACGTTTAAAAGAAGAGTAGAAGACTTTGTCCGCCAAAAATTATATAAAATGCCACCCACTTTTTAGCCAATAAAGACAGGGACTATATTGAGGTGATTATTGAAAAATGAATGAACAGAAAAACATTATTTGTGTAATGGAGTAAGGGATGTGTGTGTAGCTCTAAGCTCACTCCATCCTCTCCTGCAAACTCATTTTTATCTCCTCATCATCCAGTTGCTCCTCAGTCCGGTCAGCACTGGCCAGCTTCCATGATTCCCTCCTTCTCATGACCTTCGACCTCCACCTCTGCGTAGCTGGAGTGGAATCCCTGCTTCCTGAACTTCATGGATGGCCAGTAGCTGTTGCGTCGCTATTGAAATTAGATTGTTTTGAAAAGGTTAAAGAGAATGGGAGGAGATGTCTACATTTAACAGGACAGGGCTGGTTGAATGTGAGCCCTGATAGTGTTTCTAACCTGTAAGAAGTTGAGGGGTGAAGCAGCAGAAGGAGGAGAGTTGACGTAAAGAGCCAGCAGTGTCAGAGCCAGCAGTAGCACCAATGCAGctactacacctgctataactccTGTGTGAGCTGACCCGTCGTGTTGTCTCGGGGGGCCTGTCTTCACGTCTAACCAGGAAAGAGAGACCATGTACAATCAAAATCCTGTAAACATGGCTCCATACACACAATTCAAAGTGAATCAAGATCCATCTGGAGGAAGCTCAAATGTAGGATCAGTTTGAATATTGAGCAGTTAGGACTCAAACTGCTTCCATTGTTATTTTCCTGAACTTAATTTCCGTGCAATTTCTTTGCATGTTCTAAGAACACTCAGATTACTGTAGGCACCGGCTAAAGACAGACACTGAGCTCTAGAGCATTACTATGCAGGGCCTTCTAGCTCTGTTTAACGCTGCTGCATGCACAGTTGAACTCTGATACTCCGATATAAACCCTCCCAGGCACACTCATTTACACACTTGACTTACTCTCCGTGGCAGGGCCTTCTAGTAGGGGCCCAAGGGGAGTGGTGACCTCAGAGTCTGAGGGAACTGAAGGGTCAATGGAGCTGTCTGGTCTCCCCATGGAATAATCCTCACATCTAACATCTTTGGCCTGTCCATATAATGGATGGGAATTGTGGTTTTAACAGAGGAAGCTGAGACTGTGATTTACATttgatgtacagtacatgtaaagTATGTGAACGTTCATTGACATTGCCCAATTCTACCTCTTCTGAACAGGCGTAGTCCAGCCACTCCTGCCTGTGTCTGTCCATTCCGTCTGAGCACCTGAAACAGACACAGATGTCAAACACAAAGGAACAAGGACTCCTTTATTCAGATAGCGACCTACACTCCTCTCCTGCTCACCTCTGGAGGATGTTGCACCAGGTACAGCCAGAGGTTAGGTTGGATGAGAGGCAGAGTTCACAGCTGTCATGCTGCAGACAGgctggacagagggagggagagacagagagacctgggTTTTGATTCTGCAGCGACATGATTGGCATTGGCATTAACATCATACTAAGCTGTGCCTGTGACTGGTTATTGAGGATGAAATGTCTGAGAGGACTGTATGAGGGATAGAGATTAGCTGCTTACTAGGCAATGCAGTGAACTCAAAGGCAGAGTTGTTGGTGATCTTAGTTGTATCGATGTCCAACCGATGGTACTCGTAGAGCCGACGTTGGGCATCTATGTGAGAGATATCATTTCAGATCATTTTAGCAAAAGTTTTTCACATCAAAGATTTGCCAAACTGGATAactgtgggttagggttagggaacccTTTGGTGCTAACCTGAGGATTGAGGGGATTGCAGGTTTACCATGAATGCATCTGACAACCCTGCCTTCACTTGGTGCTCAGCAGAACTTATCACCTCCACTGGCAAAGGTATCTGAAAGAGCAAGATTGACAGGTAGAGAAAAATGGACAGAGAAACCGAAAAGTGTGACTGTGTTAAGATGGAGTACATTAAAATCAAAGACGTGTTGAACAAGGTTCATAAGTGTGCATGTTGTAAGTCCCACTCACATCTCTGTAGCTGAAGGTGATGGTCCCCGTGAGGTGCAGGGCAGCCTGGAAGGTGTATGCCCCCTCTGCTTCCCTCCCATGGAGTCTCACCCGCTCCCACTGCACCACAAACACCTCACCTGTGGTCAGTACAGGACAGGTCACACAGAGGTCAACCAAGGGTCAAAAGTCAAATAACAAGCGCTGTCTGAATGTTACTCTATGGCTCACCATTGTCCAGGTACTGCACAATAGACTCTTTGGAGAAGCTGGGGTCAAAGTTGGCCATGAGGGGGGCGATGTACTGTGTTGCTGTCAGCATGCGGTGTGTGACCTCTCCCATGAAAATAAACCCTGGggaaggtcagaggtcagggttctATGGAGATGCATGGCAAGTAGCAACTGGTAGTTACAATAGTTCATTCATTCTAGGCTTAACGTAAGTAACAGGGAGGGAGTAGAAAGGAAGCATTATGATAAGTGGCTCCATCTGAGTTTGAACAACTTGCCATGTGTCGGAAGAATAATGAAATATACCTCCTGTTGCTATGGTAATCTGCCTCAAATAATGTCCGTAGAAGGGGAAGTCAAATGAGAGGGCGACCTTCTGGAAtacgaggaagagagagagggagggaaatgagATGCGCGTGCACGTGCgcgcgagcgtgtgtgtgtgtgtaactgtgtgtatgACTCACCgcagcctgtctgtgtgtgttggacaAAATGCCATGCATTCTGACTTGGCCATGCTCTAGGTCGTTTAGATCTACCCAGAGTTCATCTGTGCGCTGGTCATCAGGGCCAAAACTACGCCACGAGTAATACTTACCAGCGTCCTCCTGTTATAGAAACAGTAGAGGTGAGTGCAAGAGGAGAAGTTGAGGgatgagatgggagagatggaatAATGGTGTGAGAAGGGGCGGAGGGGAGATGTTATAATGAACAACAGCAACAAGCAGCATTTGAATGCAGGaccacataaacaaacaaacaaacaaacaaacacacactctacaTTGAGTTCCAGTCTCCAGTTTATTACATAGTATTACAAGAGAGGGATACTAAATATAAAGAATGCAGGTTGCATACTACATAAGCTAAAGGGATACGCTTTTAGAAACCTTAGGTTATCCTTGAATGTCTTGGACTGTACATTTCAGCAGCGAGGTTAAAATGATTCACTGCAATTTGATTGGATCTGCGTTGTTCAACTCTTTTCAATATACTCTCTGCAGTCTAGTGCAGAGGGTATGTTTTGTCTAAGGCCAGCAGGGAGCAGTATTCTACCACCACAACTGGAACAACTAGAACAAGCGAATCTCGCATCTTGCCCACACTAGTGTGTTGTTGGACCATTGACCCAGCGCCACTCACCACTAAGTGTGTCATGTTGTCTGGTAGGGTGTAAATGGTCAGTCCTCCTCCCTGTACTTCCCTGGCCACCCTGGCGTCACCCAGCCACGGCTCTCTGGGGGTCCTGTGTGATGGCTTCTCATGCTGCTGTCCATTCACATGATACCGCATCTCTGTCCAAAACACAGTGAGTCAGTGACACAGATCAAGTCAGTGTCAGTCAGAAGATTCATGTTTGAACCCACTCGGTCAAATTACAAACAAATCAGGCATTTGTTTTAGGCAGAGTTGGGGAAGTTTCTCTGAAAATATTTAACCCAGAAACCAATTACTTCTCACTGGTAGAAGTTAAGATACACTCAAGCTAGCCTTAAGAAAAATATAGCTTACttaactaaagttactttgaaaaagtagttcactacatcaaCACTACTTTGTGAAAAATCGCTCTGGAGTCAGATGTCAACAGAATGTGTAATTTAGCACATTAACACAAATCAGTTTAaagtgagaattaggcaggtctaATGCTGAAAAAAGAAAGGACATTCTTGCCTACATCACCCAGATGTTCTTTTTGCTAAAAaaaaagtagtgtgtagttcagtagttagctacacccaTGGCAGAAAAAAAGTtattaactactgaaaacactaccaagATTAGAATTGAGTTCAACTACCACaaagctactgcaaaatgtagttagagtactagttgaactacatgtagttcactactccccaacactggcTTTAGGTTACTGCATAGCCCTGAACCGAGTGTGTATTTCTCAATGCAATGGTTTGGATACTGTGGGCTGAAAGTGAACATAGCATTAACATATCTCTGGCCATGAGGGAATGCTGACATGCATTTCAACCTCTGAACAGGTGCAGGAGTTCCTACACCTGCACCTGCACCTGCATACACCCACGCatgcacctgcacacacacacacacacacacacacacacacacacacacacacacacacacacacacacacacacacacacacacacacacacacacacacacacataaaaatgTGTGATGGCTGGACCACAGTCTAATCACAATACAACAAACTAGAAAGGCCTTGGGGATTTCTTGTTTGTCTGCCACTTtacttttctctcctcctcctccgcctcctcctcctcctcctcctcctctccttgtcttGCATATCCCACGGACTGCAATGTTCTGTCTCTCGGAGCCAAAGTTGTGAGCAGTTCCCAAAGCAACTTACAATGCAGCATATGTTCCACAACATTCTGCTAAAACATTATCCAAACTAATAACTCAATGTGGATTTGAGATCATCTGGGATTAGGAGAGACAAATCTCTGAGGACCTCCGTTGTTATCAGATAACACACGTCCCCACAGCATTCTGCTTGAGGCCACAACGCATCTGGTTATACTGCTTCTCAGGCCGCAGCCACATAGGGATTTTCTGTCCGGAAATGACCGAAATCACTGACTCAACAAGAATGCATATAGGACCCCCCCCCATATTTCTTCTAAAGTACTTCGAGCAGGGGGCGGGAAGCAGGGAGTGTTTTGTTCAGTTTGGGACACTTCTCAGTGCAGTGCAGTTGCtgtcatttttgtttttgtttgtttattctgGCTCTGCATGGCAATTGCTTGTGAGTTATTGAGATGGTTAGTTGCCAGTTCATCTAGCTAAGTCAGGAGGTGTTTGACATGAGTGGTGTTGGAGAGGTTGTCAATGTGTGGCGCTGGGGATGTTGTTGTCTATGCTCGCTACATTCCATTGCTAATTCTGCTGGCCTTTCGCCATCCAGTGTCATAAAGATGCTGGCTAGCAATGTTTGCAACATCCAAGCCTTCTCGTTTATGTcagcagtgttgtgttttatgtgcACAGAGCATTGTACGTGCATTCTATCTTTTATAGTGCACTTCTGTATAGAATATAGTTGCGAGATAACGTTGTATATCAAGCtctatcttgaaaacttgactgctgatATTTTGGGGGGATTGTATTCATTGCACTAATGACCAAAAATATACGTTTTGAGTGAACTATACCTTTacagctagaatccttagttgctacataaATTCATGGACAAATGAATGATATATAGCCATTATATCCTGaagaatataatttataaatACCTCATGAGtatagttcaactgttgtaccccatcagaacctaaTACAAGCGTGTTTTACTCCAATCGTTGTACATAATGGAAATGGAAACCACCAACAACTAtacttttgatatcatggatggacagtccttgcatccatagctctgactatgaatttgagagtggttacatttctctagGCCCATTCCTCAGCCttcagaaaaaaaaacatgtggcAAGGTCAACTTTAAATAGGCTCGGTAAAAAAAAGAAAcgccctctcactgtcaactgcgtttattttcagcaaacttaataataataataatatatgccatttagcagacgcttttatccaaagcgacttacagtcatgtgtgcatacattctacgtatgggtggtcccgggaatcgaacccactaccctggcgttacaagcgccatgctctaccaactgagcttaacatgtgtaaatatttgtatgaaaataacaagattcaacaactgacacataaactgaacaagttccacagacacgtgactaacacaaatggaataatgtgtccctgaacaaaggggggtcaaaatcaaa is a window encoding:
- the LOC118365238 gene encoding plexin domain-containing protein 1-like isoform X1 — translated: MCLSALLLICLSQAELGRVWAQEQTEMRYHVNGQQHEKPSHRTPREPWLGDARVAREVQGGGLTIYTLPDNMTHLVEDAGKYYSWRSFGPDDQRTDELWVDLNDLEHGQVRMHGILSNTHRQAAKVALSFDFPFYGHYLRQITIATGGFIFMGEVTHRMLTATQYIAPLMANFDPSFSKESIVQYLDNGEVFVVQWERVRLHGREAEGAYTFQAALHLTGTITFSYRDIPLPVEVISSAEHQVKAGLSDAFMVNLQSPQSSDAQRRLYEYHRLDIDTTKITNNSAFEFTALPTCLQHDSCELCLSSNLTSGCTWCNILQRCSDGMDRHRQEWLDYACSEEAKDVRCEDYSMGRPDSSIDPSVPSDSEVTTPLGPLLEGPATENVKTGPPRQHDGSAHTGVIAGVVAALVLLLALTLLALYVNSPPSAASPLNFLQRRNSYWPSMKFRKQGFHSSYAEVEVEGHEKEGIMEAGQC
- the LOC118365238 gene encoding plexin domain-containing protein 1-like isoform X2; amino-acid sequence: MRYHVNGQQHEKPSHRTPREPWLGDARVAREVQGGGLTIYTLPDNMTHLVEDAGKYYSWRSFGPDDQRTDELWVDLNDLEHGQVRMHGILSNTHRQAAKVALSFDFPFYGHYLRQITIATGGFIFMGEVTHRMLTATQYIAPLMANFDPSFSKESIVQYLDNGEVFVVQWERVRLHGREAEGAYTFQAALHLTGTITFSYRDIPLPVEVISSAEHQVKAGLSDAFMVNLQSPQSSDAQRRLYEYHRLDIDTTKITNNSAFEFTALPTCLQHDSCELCLSSNLTSGCTWCNILQRCSDGMDRHRQEWLDYACSEEAKDVRCEDYSMGRPDSSIDPSVPSDSEVTTPLGPLLEGPATENVKTGPPRQHDGSAHTGVIAGVVAALVLLLALTLLALYVNSPPSAASPLNFLQRRNSYWPSMKFRKQGFHSSYAEVEVEGHEKEGIMEAGQC